The following proteins are encoded in a genomic region of Corallococcus silvisoli:
- the glyS gene encoding glycine--tRNA ligase subunit beta produces the protein MARDLLLEIGAEEIPASFIVPALEDLKRVLSERMADARLKHGEVRTFGTPRRLAVWVRGVADAGEDVTKEVLGPSAKAAFDAQGKPTKAAEKFAESLKLSVDALGRTTTAKGEYLSARVEEKGRPAEAILQDALHTAVHGINFKKSMRWGDVDTAFARPVQWLVALLGDTELPVVLGDVKGGRTTHGHRFLAPGPIALKSPADYEATLEKAHVLADIGKRRASLVEKVNAAAKAAGARLLEDEGLVDQVTNLVELPSPVVGSFEARHLDLPPEVLVQEMKSHQRYFSLTDEKGKLLPLFIAVSNTPVRDEQLSLRGYQRVLAARLADGRFFFDEDRRTPLGDRVEKLGRVVWQNQLGTYLDKVERFRALAVWLAQATGRAGEVATVERAATLSKADLVTGMVGEFPELQGVMGREYARAGGEPEAVALAIAEHYLPRGAEDALPTQDAGALIGLADRLDSLCGIFAIGKAPSGAADPFALRRACLSIIRIVLGRGYRFSLSAAVDEALRLLAPKLANVKRKPGEAAPREQVLEFFRGRLKALWGEQHRTDVVEAVLAVGFDDLVAAKKRLEALSVLVGHSDFQPLAAAFKRVVNIVEKQGKDVAGGQTNPQRFTDEPEKNLHTAFTHARDKVGERVRADDFAGALKEITGLKPAVDTFFDKVMVMAEDRDLRENRIRFLTEIGALFNQVADFSKIQAEAAAA, from the coding sequence GTGGCGCGTGATCTGCTCCTGGAAATCGGTGCCGAGGAGATCCCGGCGTCGTTCATCGTCCCGGCCTTGGAGGACCTGAAGCGCGTCCTCTCCGAGCGCATGGCCGACGCCCGCCTGAAGCACGGCGAGGTGCGCACGTTCGGTACGCCGCGCCGGCTGGCCGTGTGGGTGCGCGGCGTGGCGGACGCGGGCGAGGACGTGACGAAGGAGGTGCTGGGGCCCAGCGCCAAGGCCGCCTTCGACGCGCAGGGCAAGCCCACCAAGGCGGCGGAGAAGTTCGCCGAGAGCCTCAAGCTGTCCGTGGACGCGCTCGGGCGCACGACGACGGCCAAGGGCGAGTACCTCTCCGCGCGCGTGGAGGAGAAGGGCCGTCCCGCGGAGGCCATCCTCCAGGACGCGCTGCACACCGCGGTGCATGGCATCAACTTCAAGAAGTCCATGCGCTGGGGTGACGTGGACACGGCGTTCGCGCGTCCGGTGCAGTGGCTGGTGGCGCTCCTGGGCGACACGGAGCTGCCCGTGGTGCTGGGCGACGTGAAGGGCGGACGGACCACCCATGGCCACCGCTTCCTCGCGCCCGGTCCCATCGCGCTGAAGTCGCCCGCGGACTACGAGGCCACGCTGGAGAAGGCGCACGTGCTGGCGGACATCGGCAAGCGCCGTGCGTCGCTGGTGGAGAAGGTGAACGCGGCCGCGAAGGCAGCGGGTGCCCGCCTCCTGGAGGACGAGGGGCTGGTGGATCAGGTGACGAACCTGGTGGAGCTGCCGAGCCCCGTGGTGGGCAGCTTCGAGGCGCGTCACCTGGACCTGCCGCCCGAGGTGCTGGTGCAGGAGATGAAGAGCCACCAGCGCTACTTCTCGCTGACGGACGAGAAGGGGAAGCTGCTGCCGCTCTTCATCGCCGTGTCCAACACGCCGGTGCGCGACGAGCAGCTCTCCCTGCGCGGCTATCAGCGCGTGCTGGCCGCCCGGCTCGCGGACGGACGCTTCTTCTTCGACGAGGACCGCCGGACGCCCCTGGGCGACCGCGTGGAGAAGCTGGGCCGCGTGGTGTGGCAGAACCAGCTGGGCACGTACCTGGACAAGGTCGAGCGCTTCCGCGCGCTGGCCGTCTGGCTGGCGCAGGCCACGGGCAGGGCAGGGGAGGTGGCCACGGTGGAGCGCGCCGCCACGCTGTCCAAGGCGGACCTCGTCACCGGCATGGTGGGCGAGTTCCCGGAGCTCCAGGGCGTGATGGGCCGCGAGTACGCGCGCGCGGGCGGCGAGCCCGAGGCGGTCGCGCTGGCCATCGCCGAGCACTACCTCCCCCGCGGCGCCGAGGACGCGCTGCCGACCCAGGACGCGGGCGCGCTCATCGGCCTGGCGGACCGGCTGGACTCGCTGTGCGGCATCTTCGCCATTGGCAAGGCGCCGTCGGGCGCGGCGGATCCGTTCGCGCTGCGCCGCGCGTGCCTGTCCATCATCCGCATCGTGCTGGGGCGCGGCTATCGCTTCAGCCTGTCGGCCGCGGTGGATGAGGCGCTGCGCCTGCTGGCCCCGAAGCTGGCCAACGTGAAGCGCAAGCCGGGCGAAGCGGCGCCGCGCGAACAGGTGCTGGAGTTCTTCCGCGGACGCCTCAAGGCGCTCTGGGGCGAGCAGCACCGCACGGACGTCGTGGAGGCGGTGCTGGCCGTGGGGTTCGATGACCTCGTCGCGGCGAAGAAGCGCCTGGAGGCGCTGAGCGTGCTGGTGGGCCACTCCGACTTCCAGCCGCTGGCGGCGGCGTTCAAGCGCGTGGTCAACATCGTGGAGAAGCAGGGCAAGGACGTGGCCGGCGGGCAGACCAACCCGCAGCGCTTCACCGACGAGCCGGAGAAGAACCTCCACACCGCCTTCACCCACGCGCGGGACAAGGTGGGCGAGCGGGTGCGCGCGGATGACTTCGCCGGGGCCCTCAAGGAGATCACCGGCCTGAAGCCCGCCGTGGACACC
- a CDS encoding nucleotidyltransferase domain-containing protein encodes MKGMVTEHQARMADRVLDEESLQREHLVITLSGAHAYGFPSHDSDLDLKSIHIAPTAALLGLQPRHVPAERLEVREGVEVDYSSNELQPVLLGILQGNGNYIERVLGAVTVRALPELEALRPRVRAVLSRRVHRHYRGFAQGQLREWEKSGFRSAKKLLYVLRTTLTGTHLLRTGEVETDVTHLLEPYGFAEARALVERKQRGEHIELSDALSEQWQQGVTRAFAVLDEADASSTLPLEPPASAVAALEAWMLDVRRQRFGA; translated from the coding sequence ATGAAGGGCATGGTGACGGAGCATCAGGCACGCATGGCGGACAGGGTGCTGGACGAGGAGTCCCTCCAGCGCGAGCACCTGGTCATCACGCTGTCTGGCGCGCATGCGTACGGCTTCCCCTCGCACGACAGCGATCTGGACCTCAAGTCCATCCACATCGCACCCACCGCCGCGCTCCTGGGCCTCCAGCCCCGGCACGTGCCGGCGGAGCGCCTGGAGGTGCGGGAGGGCGTGGAGGTGGACTACTCGTCCAACGAGCTGCAGCCGGTGCTGCTCGGCATCCTGCAGGGCAACGGCAACTACATCGAGCGGGTGCTCGGCGCCGTCACCGTGCGGGCGCTGCCGGAGCTGGAGGCGCTGCGGCCTCGGGTCCGGGCCGTCCTGTCGCGGCGTGTCCACCGGCACTACCGCGGCTTCGCGCAGGGGCAGCTCCGCGAATGGGAGAAGAGCGGCTTTCGCTCCGCGAAGAAGCTGCTGTACGTGCTGCGCACCACGCTCACCGGGACGCATCTGCTGCGCACGGGCGAAGTGGAGACGGACGTCACCCACCTGCTGGAGCCGTATGGCTTCGCCGAAGCCCGCGCGCTGGTGGAGCGCAAGCAGCGGGGGGAGCACATCGAGCTGTCCGACGCGCTCAGCGAGCAGTGGCAACAGGGGGTGACGCGCGCCTTCGCGGTGCTCGACGAGGCGGACGCGTCCTCCACGCTGCCGCTGGAGCCCCCCGCGTCGGCGGTGGCGGCGCTCGAGGCCTGGATGCTTGACGTGCGGCGGCAACGGTTCGGCGCCTAA
- a CDS encoding serine/threonine-protein kinase, whose protein sequence is MSTQGGAGEDPDRGRRIGKYEILTRLSMGGMAELFLAFTSGPGGFRKFVAVKQILPDIKKDDQFVKMFLDEARITAAFSHANIGQVFDLGEEDGELYLAMEFLPGQNLEQVVKMAARRNYALPLGFSARVMRDTCLGLHYAHHFMDPSGRPVAVVHRDVSPKNVMITYDGVVKVIDFGIAKARGKLGRTQVGTVKGTSGYMSPEQVRGQGLDGRSDQFSAGVMFHELVAGQRLFNAPGEAAVMMQIVDGEIPAPRSLNATLPEAIEAVVLKALSRDAAQRFGTCREMARAIEATLGAELFDEDQMTAVMGELFEEKRQKTRTLLELASRAEDARVSEAAGALQVEEGTDQAAAATTAQVKSPHADAPPSEAAASFRPTPVRRTAAESPTPAPRATPRPSADGASRVNTPPMTPRAQRPAGAEAAPIPRVVRPPADSARPARARPSARPEAAEARNAPQADALLDPPSDLQTQRFRTRPARGGTRPARGAGEAADAAPEAPPQRSNWGMRLVLLLILGGVGYLATLEPVRRLFMPAFDSAKQWVKAELDPAAPVDPSATAEWPPKRSGPPPGFVAKTEPEKPPQQETPPAPPSEPVAEAETPTADAKKGAAGKGARKAKPGSSPANWVAPADKPTVAKVDPKPTPAAPTVAPPRVPEPVTTVTQTEAPEVLDTTTAKGAAKAGLGWLTLYTVPKNAAVFDGATQLGTSPLTKFPLPIGTYRLRIVDPQDPGGTSKLLSAPIRPGEVTKLQIRLADLPAYSD, encoded by the coding sequence ATGAGCACGCAGGGAGGCGCCGGAGAAGATCCCGACCGGGGGCGGCGCATCGGAAAATACGAGATCCTCACCCGACTCTCGATGGGCGGGATGGCGGAGTTGTTCCTCGCGTTCACCTCCGGTCCCGGCGGCTTCCGCAAGTTCGTCGCGGTGAAGCAGATCCTCCCCGACATCAAGAAGGACGACCAGTTCGTCAAGATGTTCCTCGACGAGGCGCGCATCACCGCCGCCTTCTCGCACGCGAACATCGGACAGGTGTTCGACCTGGGTGAGGAGGACGGCGAGCTGTACCTCGCCATGGAGTTCCTGCCCGGTCAGAACCTGGAGCAGGTGGTGAAGATGGCGGCCCGGCGCAACTACGCGCTGCCGCTGGGCTTCAGCGCCCGCGTGATGCGCGACACGTGCCTGGGGCTGCACTACGCGCACCACTTCATGGATCCGTCTGGGCGGCCCGTGGCGGTGGTGCACCGCGACGTGTCCCCGAAGAACGTGATGATCACCTACGACGGCGTCGTGAAGGTGATCGACTTCGGCATCGCCAAGGCGCGCGGCAAGCTGGGCCGCACGCAGGTGGGCACGGTGAAGGGAACCAGCGGGTACATGTCCCCGGAGCAGGTGCGGGGACAGGGCCTGGATGGCCGCAGCGACCAGTTCTCCGCGGGCGTGATGTTCCATGAGCTCGTCGCCGGTCAGCGGCTGTTCAACGCTCCGGGCGAGGCCGCGGTGATGATGCAGATCGTGGACGGGGAGATTCCCGCGCCGCGCTCGCTCAACGCCACGCTCCCGGAGGCGATTGAAGCGGTGGTGCTCAAGGCGCTCTCGCGCGACGCGGCCCAGCGCTTCGGCACCTGTCGGGAGATGGCGCGCGCCATCGAGGCCACGCTCGGCGCCGAGCTGTTCGACGAAGATCAGATGACCGCCGTCATGGGCGAGCTCTTCGAGGAGAAGCGTCAGAAGACGCGCACCCTCCTGGAACTGGCCAGCCGCGCCGAGGACGCCCGCGTCAGCGAGGCCGCCGGTGCGCTTCAGGTGGAGGAGGGCACGGATCAGGCGGCGGCCGCCACCACCGCGCAGGTGAAGTCGCCGCACGCGGACGCCCCGCCCTCGGAGGCCGCGGCGTCCTTCCGTCCCACGCCCGTGCGCCGCACCGCGGCCGAGTCCCCGACGCCCGCCCCTCGCGCGACCCCGCGTCCTTCCGCCGACGGGGCGTCGCGCGTCAACACGCCACCGATGACGCCGCGTGCGCAGCGGCCCGCGGGCGCTGAAGCGGCTCCCATCCCCCGGGTGGTGCGTCCTCCCGCGGACAGCGCGCGGCCCGCCAGGGCACGTCCCTCGGCGCGCCCGGAGGCCGCCGAGGCCCGGAACGCACCCCAGGCCGACGCGCTGCTGGATCCCCCCAGCGATCTCCAGACGCAGCGCTTCCGCACCCGGCCGGCGCGCGGGGGCACCCGGCCCGCGCGTGGGGCCGGGGAGGCCGCGGACGCGGCACCGGAGGCTCCACCGCAGCGCTCCAATTGGGGCATGCGCCTCGTGCTGCTCCTCATCCTGGGCGGCGTGGGCTACCTGGCGACGCTGGAGCCGGTGCGCCGCCTGTTCATGCCCGCGTTCGACTCCGCGAAGCAGTGGGTGAAGGCGGAGCTGGATCCGGCAGCGCCCGTGGATCCCAGCGCGACCGCGGAGTGGCCCCCCAAGCGGTCCGGTCCTCCGCCGGGCTTCGTCGCGAAGACCGAGCCCGAGAAGCCGCCGCAGCAGGAGACTCCTCCGGCCCCCCCGTCCGAGCCCGTCGCGGAGGCGGAGACCCCGACCGCCGACGCGAAGAAGGGCGCCGCCGGCAAGGGCGCCCGCAAGGCGAAGCCGGGCAGCTCTCCCGCGAACTGGGTGGCCCCCGCCGACAAGCCGACGGTCGCGAAGGTCGACCCGAAGCCCACGCCGGCCGCGCCCACCGTGGCCCCACCCCGTGTGCCGGAGCCTGTCACCACGGTCACGCAGACGGAGGCCCCGGAGGTGCTCGACACGACCACCGCGAAGGGCGCGGCGAAGGCGGGCCTGGGCTGGCTGACGCTCTACACGGTGCCGAAGAACGCCGCGGTATTCGACGGCGCGACGCAGCTGGGCACGTCCCCGCTGACGAAGTTCCCGCTCCCCATCGGCACCTACCGCCTGCGCATCGTGGACCCTCAGGACCCCGGCGGAACGAGCAAGCTGTTGTCCGCTCCCATCCGTCCAGGGGAGGTGACGAAGCTCCAGATTCGACTGGCCGACCTCCCGGCCTATTCGGACTGA
- the glyQ gene encoding glycine--tRNA ligase subunit alpha: MYFQDLILTLQKHWADQGCIVTQSYDTEVGAGTMAPYTFLRALGPEPWNVAYVQPSRRPADGRFGENPNRLFQHHQFQVILKPAPKNVQELYLESLRKIGMDPLEHDIRFVEDDWESPTLGAWGLGWEVWCDGMEVTQFTYFQQCGGFDCRPVAAELTYGLERLTMYLQNVENVFDIEWVKGVKYGEVFHANEVEMSKYALHESDPQMLFALFDAYEKECKRLIERHLPLPAYDFALKCSHTFNLLDARGAISVTERANFIKRVRDNARLCAEGYLQMRERLGFPLTKTPWTVGEQPPVLEGKPASDYWKTVQLNKPVEKKEKGEVARGA, translated from the coding sequence ATGTATTTCCAGGACCTCATCCTCACGCTCCAGAAGCACTGGGCCGACCAGGGATGCATCGTCACCCAGTCGTACGACACGGAAGTCGGCGCGGGCACCATGGCCCCGTACACGTTCCTGCGCGCGCTCGGCCCCGAGCCGTGGAACGTCGCCTACGTGCAGCCCTCGCGGCGCCCCGCAGACGGCCGCTTCGGTGAGAACCCGAACCGCCTGTTCCAGCACCACCAGTTCCAGGTCATCCTCAAGCCCGCGCCCAAGAACGTCCAGGAGCTGTACCTGGAGTCGCTGCGGAAGATTGGGATGGATCCGCTGGAGCACGACATCCGCTTCGTGGAGGACGACTGGGAGTCGCCGACCCTGGGCGCGTGGGGCCTGGGCTGGGAGGTGTGGTGTGATGGGATGGAGGTGACGCAGTTCACCTACTTCCAGCAGTGCGGTGGCTTCGACTGCCGCCCGGTCGCCGCGGAGCTGACGTACGGGCTCGAGCGCCTGACGATGTACCTGCAGAACGTCGAGAACGTCTTCGACATCGAGTGGGTCAAGGGCGTGAAGTACGGCGAGGTGTTCCACGCGAACGAAGTGGAGATGAGCAAGTACGCCCTCCACGAGTCGGATCCGCAGATGCTCTTCGCGCTGTTCGACGCGTACGAGAAGGAGTGCAAGCGCCTCATCGAGCGCCACCTTCCGCTGCCCGCGTACGACTTCGCGCTCAAGTGCTCGCACACGTTCAACCTGCTGGACGCGCGCGGCGCCATCTCCGTCACCGAGCGCGCCAACTTCATCAAGCGCGTGCGCGACAACGCGCGCCTGTGCGCGGAAGGCTATCTCCAGATGCGCGAGCGCCTGGGCTTCCCGCTGACGAAGACGCCGTGGACCGTGGGTGAGCAGCCGCCGGTGCTGGAGGGCAAGCCCGCCAGCGACTACTGGAAGACGGTGCAGCTCAACAAGCCGGTGGAGAAGAAGGAGAAGGGGGAGGTGGCCCGTGGCGCGTGA